Proteins from one Bdellovibrio svalbardensis genomic window:
- a CDS encoding LysR family transcriptional regulator: MNKFDLNYLKYFYFVVTLNGFTKAADSLHVQQPVISRAVKLLEEQLGFKLIERQKKQVILTTEGKEIFKMAQKMFDSADQISAFAKERLGNISGDLCFATSDSLAPEIMGPILKAFIQRHPSMRPIHHAGPASLLLDKISAGAIEFGIFFNVPELPMDLEKSKLAHVPFDFVISKEFAKNKKTTESFIASKEQDDEESFRLPLFQKYRSHHKNVSIAAISSSSMARKAMAISGVGVTILPRFLVQEDIKKGLLKSLHEGEYSLPLYLVERKSSYKSKLKNELLSLMKDMVEA, from the coding sequence ATGAATAAGTTTGACCTGAATTATCTTAAGTACTTCTACTTCGTCGTGACACTCAATGGATTTACCAAGGCCGCCGACAGCCTTCATGTCCAACAGCCCGTCATCAGCAGAGCCGTCAAACTTCTGGAAGAACAGCTGGGCTTTAAGTTGATTGAACGCCAGAAGAAGCAAGTCATCCTGACCACCGAAGGCAAAGAGATCTTTAAGATGGCACAGAAGATGTTCGACAGCGCCGATCAGATTTCGGCCTTTGCCAAAGAACGCCTGGGAAATATTTCTGGCGATCTCTGTTTTGCGACATCCGATTCTCTGGCACCAGAGATCATGGGTCCCATTCTTAAGGCGTTCATTCAGCGTCACCCCAGCATGCGCCCTATTCATCACGCGGGGCCAGCAAGTTTGTTACTAGATAAGATCAGTGCGGGAGCCATAGAGTTCGGAATCTTTTTCAACGTGCCAGAACTTCCCATGGACTTGGAAAAGTCTAAGCTCGCCCATGTCCCTTTTGATTTTGTGATATCCAAAGAATTTGCGAAAAACAAAAAGACGACAGAGTCTTTTATCGCTTCAAAAGAACAAGATGACGAGGAGTCATTCAGGCTTCCCCTCTTTCAAAAATACAGATCTCATCACAAGAATGTCTCTATCGCAGCCATCTCCAGCAGCTCGATGGCAAGAAAGGCCATGGCCATCAGTGGCGTTGGCGTCACCATCCTGCCGCGCTTCCTCGTTCAAGAGGATATCAAGAAGGGACTGCTCAAATCTTTACATGAAGGCGAATACTCATTGCCACTTTACTTGGTTGAAAGAAAAAGCTCTTACAAATCAAAACTCAAAAATGAATTACTCAGCCTTATGAAAGATATGGTTGAGGCCTAG
- a CDS encoding nitroreductase family protein — MDNMEPIQSSTGEASKMPPIQLLAPSHDIGNSVFAAFNERKTIREISERPLSLQVLSSLLWAAYGVNRKTGPFGIPGRTAASASNSQEIDLYVAMSEGVFLYDAFKSVLQPILAEDLRARALNPAQKGFQMTAPVQLIYVADLHRLTRTAGYNEPGLHEVDVQKSYYFVDTGLIAGNVYLFAAANGLAAWFHNCDKTIDEKLKLTTHQRVLFAQSVGYPGKQ, encoded by the coding sequence ATGGACAATATGGAACCTATTCAAAGCTCGACCGGTGAGGCCTCCAAGATGCCCCCCATTCAGCTGCTGGCACCAAGTCATGATATCGGCAATTCCGTCTTTGCCGCTTTCAACGAACGCAAGACAATCCGAGAAATCAGTGAAAGACCCCTGTCCCTGCAGGTGCTATCGAGCCTTCTTTGGGCTGCGTATGGAGTCAATCGAAAGACCGGTCCGTTTGGTATACCTGGTAGAACGGCCGCATCAGCGAGCAATTCCCAAGAAATAGATCTTTATGTGGCGATGAGCGAAGGTGTCTTTTTGTACGATGCTTTTAAAAGTGTCCTTCAGCCAATTTTAGCAGAAGACCTCCGGGCTCGCGCCTTGAATCCCGCTCAAAAGGGTTTTCAAATGACGGCTCCTGTTCAGCTCATCTATGTAGCTGATCTGCATCGTTTGACCCGCACGGCGGGATATAACGAACCCGGGCTGCATGAGGTGGACGTTCAAAAGTCTTACTACTTCGTCGACACAGGCCTTATTGCCGGCAATGTCTATTTATTTGCGGCGGCCAATGGCCTGGCAGCTTGGTTCCACAACTGCGACAAAACGATTGATGAAAAGTTAAAGCTTACAACACATCAGCGTGTGTTGTTTGCTCAGTCCGTGGGATATCCTGGAAAACAATAG